The Nocardioides pantholopis genome window below encodes:
- a CDS encoding mucin-2 protein has translation MAEHRHKRETPARRIPRAVVIAGPLAVMATASVVTLGVALGDPATSPAPSAAPVSSETSPSAAARGTSDVASKALKVVSRSGSRFKIKPISKAEKLIAPAEVRQAVRSADTKLWATETLNLWPAPDAEADPAGELEAGERVLVTGRTFGEREEVVVDGAARWVTAGYLAAEKPEKESVEEVAAECTNGTSVPSGVSPNIAKVHEAVCAAFPEISTYGTFRSDGEHGQGLAVDIMVSGERGWEVAEFVRDRYADLGVSYLIYAQKIWSVERSGEGWRGMSDRGSTTANHYDHVHVTTY, from the coding sequence GTGGCCGAGCATCGCCACAAGCGGGAGACCCCCGCCCGCCGCATCCCCCGTGCCGTCGTCATCGCCGGCCCGCTCGCCGTGATGGCGACCGCTTCCGTGGTCACCCTCGGCGTCGCCCTGGGCGACCCCGCAACCAGCCCGGCCCCCAGCGCCGCGCCCGTCAGCAGCGAGACCTCGCCGTCCGCCGCCGCCCGCGGCACCTCGGACGTGGCCTCGAAGGCCCTCAAGGTCGTCTCGCGCTCCGGCTCCCGCTTCAAGATCAAGCCGATCTCCAAGGCCGAGAAGCTGATCGCCCCGGCCGAGGTCCGCCAGGCCGTGCGCTCCGCCGACACGAAGCTGTGGGCCACCGAGACGCTCAACCTGTGGCCCGCTCCGGACGCCGAGGCGGACCCCGCCGGCGAGCTGGAGGCCGGCGAGCGGGTGCTCGTGACCGGCCGCACCTTCGGTGAGCGCGAGGAGGTCGTCGTCGACGGCGCCGCGCGCTGGGTCACCGCCGGCTACCTGGCCGCGGAGAAGCCCGAGAAGGAGTCCGTGGAGGAGGTCGCCGCCGAGTGCACGAACGGCACCTCGGTGCCCAGCGGCGTCAGCCCGAACATCGCCAAGGTGCACGAGGCCGTGTGCGCGGCCTTCCCGGAGATCAGCACCTACGGCACCTTCCGCAGCGACGGCGAGCACGGCCAGGGCCTCGCGGTGGACATCATGGTCAGCGGCGAGCGCGGCTGGGAGGTCGCGGAGTTCGTCCGCGACCGGTACGCCGACCTCGGCGTCAGCTACCTCATCTACGCCCAGAAGATCTGGTCGGTCGAGCGCAGCGGCGAAGGCTGGCGGGGCATGTCCGACCGCGGCTCCACCACCGCCAACCACTACGACCACGTGCACGTCACGACGTACTGA
- a CDS encoding glycine--tRNA ligase, translated as MAKAPATVVDNVVSLAKRRGFVYPCGEIYGGTRSAWDYGPLGVELKDNIKRQWWRSMVQMRDDMVGLDSSVILPRQTWEASGHVDTFNDPLTECQSCHKRFRADHLQEAYAEKKGIEDPDTVDLKDVACANCGTRGAWTEPREFSGMLKTYLGVTEDESGLHYLRPETAQGIFLNFANVVTSSRMKPPFGIAQIGKSFRNEITPGNFIFRTREFEQMEMEFFVKPGEDEEWHQYWIDERTRWYTDLGIDPQNLRHYEHAQEKLSHYSKRTVDIEYRFRFAGSEWGELEGVANRTDFDLSTHSKHSGQDLSYFDQANNERYVPYVIEPAAGLSRSLMTFLVDAYTEDEAPNTKGGVDKRTVLRLDPRLAPVKAAVLPLSRNADLSPKAKALASELRRNWNVDFDDSGAIGRRYRRQDEIGTPYCVTVDFDTLEDNAVTVRERDTMAQERISLDGISRYFAERLPGC; from the coding sequence GTGGCCAAGGCCCCCGCAACCGTCGTCGACAACGTCGTCTCGCTCGCCAAGCGCCGGGGGTTCGTCTACCCCTGCGGCGAGATCTACGGCGGCACCCGCTCGGCCTGGGACTACGGCCCGCTCGGCGTCGAGCTCAAGGACAACATCAAGCGCCAGTGGTGGCGCTCGATGGTGCAGATGCGCGACGACATGGTCGGCCTGGACTCCAGCGTGATCCTGCCCCGCCAGACCTGGGAGGCCAGCGGTCACGTCGACACGTTCAACGACCCGCTGACCGAGTGCCAGTCCTGCCACAAGCGCTTCCGCGCCGACCACCTCCAGGAGGCGTACGCGGAGAAGAAGGGCATCGAGGACCCCGACACGGTGGACCTCAAGGACGTGGCGTGCGCCAACTGCGGCACCCGCGGCGCCTGGACCGAGCCGCGCGAGTTCTCCGGCATGCTCAAGACCTACCTCGGCGTCACCGAGGACGAGTCGGGCCTGCACTACCTGCGCCCGGAGACCGCGCAGGGCATCTTCCTCAACTTCGCGAACGTGGTCACCTCGAGCCGGATGAAGCCGCCGTTCGGCATCGCCCAGATCGGCAAGTCGTTCCGCAACGAGATCACGCCCGGCAACTTCATCTTCCGCACCCGCGAGTTCGAGCAGATGGAGATGGAGTTCTTCGTCAAGCCCGGCGAGGACGAGGAGTGGCACCAGTACTGGATCGACGAGCGCACCCGCTGGTACACCGACCTCGGCATCGACCCGCAGAACCTGCGGCACTACGAGCACGCCCAGGAGAAGCTCTCCCACTACTCCAAGCGGACCGTGGACATCGAGTACCGCTTCCGGTTCGCCGGCTCGGAGTGGGGCGAGCTCGAGGGCGTCGCGAACCGCACCGACTTCGACCTGTCCACGCACTCCAAGCACTCCGGCCAGGACCTGTCGTACTTCGACCAGGCCAACAACGAGCGCTACGTGCCGTACGTCATCGAGCCGGCCGCGGGCCTCTCGCGCAGCCTGATGACGTTCCTCGTCGACGCCTACACCGAGGACGAGGCGCCGAACACCAAGGGCGGCGTCGACAAGCGCACGGTGCTGCGCCTCGACCCGCGCCTGGCGCCGGTGAAGGCCGCCGTGCTGCCGCTGAGCCGCAACGCCGACCTGTCCCCGAAGGCCAAGGCACTGGCCAGCGAGCTGCGCCGCAACTGGAACGTCGACTTCGACGACTCCGGCGCGATCGGCCGCCGCTACCGCCGCCAGGACGAGATCGGTACGCCGTACTGCGTGACCGTCGACTTCGACACCCTCGAGGACAACGCGGTCACCGTGCGCGAGCGCGACACGATGGCCCAGGAGCGGATCAGCCTCGACGGCATCAGCAGGTACTTCGCCGAGCGTCTCCCGGGCTGCTGA
- a CDS encoding HNH endonuclease — protein sequence MAIDPNPAPLGECDSPAAVLAFARSQRALADRAEGELLEAAVAWASMHSVDCLDDAACLPGAEGEVAIAGPGAPLVTEFAPLELGAALGMSSDAARAMLGEAVELAHRLPKTWAAVRAGSVPAWRGRKIAANTLSLPADGAAYVDQHVHAVAGKIGYAALDRLIEEARVRFDPSGAEEKRKAAVDRRHFDLDTGRVAFAGTVVVDGELDLADALDLDSAVARGARVLGELGCEESLDVRRSLAVGEIARRQLALDLDTSPAEVASLSKRCRPRQVVIHVHLTEAALSGADGLHLARVENTRSFVAADQVKTWCANPDAQVIVKPVIDLADVDHTTAYEVPDRMSERVQLNNPACVFPWCGRSARRADTDHVIRHRHEREGPPGDGEFGETTDPNLAPLCRTHHRAKTHTSWSYTKLDETTYLWRTPNGIHLRRDHTGTTIIPA from the coding sequence ATGGCCATCGACCCGAACCCCGCCCCGCTGGGCGAGTGCGACAGCCCCGCCGCGGTGCTGGCCTTCGCCCGGTCCCAGCGGGCTCTCGCAGACCGGGCTGAGGGCGAACTGCTGGAGGCCGCGGTGGCCTGGGCCTCGATGCACTCGGTCGACTGCCTGGACGACGCGGCCTGCCTGCCGGGTGCCGAGGGTGAGGTCGCGATCGCGGGGCCGGGTGCTCCGCTGGTCACCGAGTTCGCCCCGCTCGAGCTCGGTGCCGCGCTCGGCATGAGCAGCGACGCTGCTCGGGCGATGCTGGGTGAGGCGGTCGAGCTGGCGCACCGGCTCCCGAAGACCTGGGCTGCGGTGCGGGCCGGGAGTGTGCCGGCGTGGCGGGGTCGCAAGATCGCCGCGAACACCCTGTCGCTGCCCGCCGACGGGGCTGCGTACGTCGACCAGCATGTTCACGCGGTGGCGGGGAAGATCGGGTACGCCGCCCTGGACCGGCTCATCGAGGAGGCCCGGGTCCGGTTCGACCCGTCAGGTGCGGAGGAGAAGCGGAAGGCTGCCGTCGACCGGCGGCACTTCGACCTCGACACCGGCCGGGTCGCGTTCGCGGGCACGGTGGTCGTGGACGGCGAGCTGGACCTCGCCGACGCCCTCGACTTGGACTCCGCGGTCGCCCGCGGGGCTCGGGTGCTCGGCGAGCTCGGCTGTGAAGAGTCCCTCGACGTCCGCCGCTCCCTGGCCGTCGGCGAGATCGCCCGCCGCCAACTCGCCCTCGACCTGGACACGTCTCCTGCCGAAGTCGCCTCGCTGTCCAAGCGGTGCCGGCCCCGCCAGGTCGTGATCCACGTCCACCTCACCGAGGCAGCCCTCAGTGGCGCGGATGGGCTGCACCTGGCCCGGGTCGAGAACACCCGCTCCTTCGTCGCCGCGGACCAGGTCAAGACCTGGTGCGCCAACCCCGACGCCCAGGTCATCGTGAAGCCGGTCATCGACCTCGCCGACGTCGACCACACCACCGCCTACGAGGTCCCCGACCGAATGTCAGAACGGGTCCAGCTCAACAACCCGGCCTGCGTCTTCCCCTGGTGCGGCCGCTCGGCCCGCCGCGCGGACACCGACCACGTCATCCGGCACCGGCACGAACGCGAAGGACCACCGGGCGACGGCGAGTTCGGCGAGACCACCGACCCCAACCTCGCACCCCTGTGCCGGACCCATCACCGGGCGAAGACCCACACCAGCTGGTCCTACACCAAGCTCGACGAGACCACCTACCTGTGGCGAACCCCGAACGGCATCCACCTGCGCCGCGACCACACCGGCACCACCATCATCCCCGCCTGA
- a CDS encoding antibiotic biosynthesis monooxygenase family protein: protein MLVVTRFRVEESDAAAFRLALEDARAALADRPGHLSGTAGRNLDDPTLWTLVTVWEHVGAYRRALSAYDVKMRAVPLLSRAIDEPSAYEPVEPGTDLNRAGARSIG, encoded by the coding sequence ATGCTCGTCGTGACCAGGTTCCGCGTGGAGGAGTCCGACGCTGCGGCGTTCCGGCTGGCCCTGGAGGACGCCCGGGCGGCACTGGCCGACCGGCCCGGCCACCTGTCGGGAACGGCGGGGCGCAACCTGGACGACCCGACCCTGTGGACGCTGGTGACGGTCTGGGAGCACGTGGGCGCCTACCGCCGCGCGCTCTCGGCGTACGACGTGAAGATGCGCGCCGTCCCGCTGCTGTCGCGGGCCATCGACGAGCCCAGCGCCTACGAGCCGGTGGAGCCGGGGACCGACCTGAACCGGGCCGGGGCCCGGTCGATAGGCTGA
- a CDS encoding deoxyguanosinetriphosphate triphosphohydrolase, protein MDSLDLYDDADRERLVPEPPKRVDAPVRTPFERDRARVVHAAASRRLAAKTQVMGPQSDDFVRNRLTHSLEVAQVARDLSRALGSQPDIAETAALAHDLGHPPFGHNGERVLAELSEDCGGFEGNAQTLRLLTRLEAKTFDIEGRSVGLNLTRATLDACTKYPWPREQADAPGGVHSDGSPREVRKFGVYDDDLRVFGWLREGAAAGGRRRCLEAQVMDLADDVAYSVHDVEDGVVAGRIALTRLDPAAVWATVRDWYVPEADDAELDAVLAGLRTQDSWPTSPYDASRRSLAALKNLTSDLIGRFCGAVQHATFAAGDGPFLRYAADLVVPRTTQLEIAVLKGIAAHYVMQADDRLAAMDRQRELVMELVAVLAHRGAEALQRPYADDWHAASDDAGRLRAVIDQVASLTDASAVEWHHRLRSPRA, encoded by the coding sequence ATGGATTCCCTCGACCTCTACGACGACGCCGACCGCGAGCGCTTGGTGCCGGAGCCGCCGAAGCGGGTGGATGCGCCGGTGCGCACCCCGTTCGAGCGGGACCGGGCCCGGGTCGTGCATGCGGCGGCGTCGCGCCGGCTGGCGGCGAAGACCCAGGTGATGGGCCCGCAGAGCGACGACTTCGTGCGCAACCGGCTGACCCACAGCCTGGAGGTGGCCCAGGTCGCGCGGGACCTCTCCCGGGCGCTGGGCAGCCAGCCCGACATCGCCGAGACCGCCGCGCTGGCGCACGATCTGGGCCACCCGCCGTTCGGGCACAACGGCGAGCGGGTGCTGGCCGAGCTGAGCGAGGACTGCGGCGGCTTCGAGGGCAACGCGCAGACGCTGCGGCTGCTGACGCGGCTGGAGGCCAAGACCTTCGACATCGAGGGCCGGTCGGTCGGGCTCAACCTGACCCGCGCGACGCTCGATGCCTGCACGAAGTACCCCTGGCCGCGGGAGCAGGCCGACGCGCCCGGCGGCGTGCACAGCGACGGCTCGCCGCGCGAGGTCCGCAAGTTCGGCGTGTACGACGACGACCTGCGCGTCTTCGGCTGGCTGCGGGAGGGTGCGGCGGCCGGCGGGCGACGCCGCTGCCTGGAGGCGCAGGTGATGGACCTCGCCGACGACGTCGCCTACTCCGTGCACGACGTCGAGGACGGGGTGGTCGCCGGCCGCATCGCCCTGACCCGGCTGGACCCCGCGGCGGTCTGGGCGACGGTGCGCGACTGGTACGTCCCCGAGGCCGACGACGCCGAGCTGGACGCGGTCCTCGCGGGCCTGCGCACCCAGGACAGCTGGCCCACCTCGCCGTACGACGCGAGCCGGCGGAGCCTGGCCGCGCTGAAGAACCTCACCAGCGACCTGATCGGCCGCTTCTGCGGCGCCGTCCAGCACGCCACGTTCGCGGCGGGGGACGGGCCGTTCCTCCGGTACGCCGCCGACCTGGTGGTGCCGCGGACCACCCAGCTGGAGATCGCGGTCCTCAAGGGGATCGCCGCGCACTACGTCATGCAGGCCGACGACCGGCTCGCCGCGATGGACCGTCAGCGCGAGCTGGTCATGGAGCTCGTGGCGGTCCTGGCCCACCGGGGAGCCGAGGCCCTGCAGCGCCCGTACGCCGACGACTGGCACGCCGCGAGCGACGACGCCGGGCGGCTGCGGGCCGTCATCGACCAAGTGGCGTCGCTCACCGACGCCAGCGCTGTCGAGTGGCATCATCGGCTCCGGTCGCCCCGAGCCTGA
- a CDS encoding metal ABC transporter substrate-binding protein, whose protein sequence is MSFPYRVAATALAVLAVPALAGCGAFSEDGGGSDGKPVIAAGLYPLQYVAERVAGDAFEVENLTTPGGEPHDLTLDVGETATVADSALLVHVGGLQPSVDEAAEEIAGGEVLDAATVVDLLPFDQDGHEHGEDDHGDDGHDHGEDDPHFWLDPLRMADLGDAIAERLAEIDPDGAEDFERNAADLRADLEQLDAEYAEGLADCAVTTVVTNHDAFGYLEKYGLHLESITGLSPDAEPSPAALAELQHLIETEQITTVFSESLVSAKSAETLADDAGVRTEVLDTVEGLSDETADEDYLSLMRRNLAKLQEANSC, encoded by the coding sequence ATGAGCTTCCCGTACCGCGTCGCCGCCACGGCCCTCGCCGTCCTGGCCGTCCCGGCGCTCGCCGGGTGCGGCGCGTTCTCGGAGGACGGCGGCGGCTCCGACGGCAAGCCGGTCATCGCGGCGGGCCTCTACCCGCTCCAGTACGTCGCCGAGCGGGTTGCGGGTGACGCCTTCGAGGTCGAGAACCTGACCACCCCCGGCGGTGAGCCGCACGACCTGACCCTCGACGTCGGGGAGACCGCGACCGTCGCCGACTCGGCCCTGCTCGTGCACGTCGGCGGCTTGCAACCGAGCGTCGACGAGGCCGCCGAGGAGATCGCCGGGGGCGAGGTGCTCGACGCCGCGACGGTGGTCGACCTGCTCCCCTTCGACCAGGACGGCCACGAGCACGGTGAGGACGACCACGGCGACGACGGGCACGACCACGGCGAGGACGACCCGCACTTCTGGCTCGACCCGCTGCGGATGGCCGACCTCGGCGACGCGATCGCCGAGCGGCTCGCCGAGATCGACCCGGACGGAGCCGAGGACTTCGAGCGCAACGCCGCCGACCTGCGCGCCGACCTCGAGCAGCTCGACGCGGAGTACGCCGAGGGCCTGGCCGACTGCGCGGTGACGACAGTGGTCACCAACCACGACGCGTTCGGCTACCTCGAGAAGTACGGCCTGCACCTGGAGTCGATCACCGGACTCTCCCCCGACGCCGAGCCCAGCCCGGCCGCCCTCGCCGAGCTGCAGCACCTCATCGAGACCGAGCAGATCACTACCGTCTTCTCCGAGTCCCTGGTCAGCGCCAAGAGCGCCGAGACGCTCGCCGACGACGCGGGGGTCCGCACCGAGGTGCTCGACACCGTCGAGGGGCTCAGCGACGAGACCGCCGATGAGGACTACCTTTCCCTCATGCGCCGCAACCTCGCCAAGCTGCAGGAGGCGAACAGCTGTTGA
- the dusB gene encoding tRNA dihydrouridine synthase DusB has protein sequence MGRVTAAPMPFAPLTLGSLQVDTPVVLAPMAGITNAAYRRLCAEQGAGLYVCEMITSRGLVERDQHTMDMLVFDELETTRSVQLYGTDPVYVGKAAEILCAEYGVAHIDLNFGCPVPKVTRKGGGGALPWKRGLLGSILEHAVAAATPYDVPVTMKTRKGIDADHLTYLDAGRIAQETGVAAIALHGRTVAQAYSGEADWDAIGELVAHVDIPVLGNGDIWEAADALRMVEQTGAAGVVVGRGCLGRPWLFRDLAAAFAGEQVATLPTLGEVAAMMRRHAELLCQHLGEERGCKEFRKHVSWYLKGFAAGGELRRSLGLVDSLAALDRMLGELDPAEPFPVAELGTPRGRQGSPRARVALPEGWLDEADGTGCAVPEDAAAGSGG, from the coding sequence ATGGGGCGCGTGACTGCCGCGCCCATGCCCTTCGCACCGCTGACCCTGGGGTCGCTGCAGGTGGACACCCCCGTGGTGCTCGCGCCGATGGCCGGCATCACCAACGCCGCCTACCGGCGGCTGTGCGCCGAGCAGGGCGCCGGCCTCTACGTCTGCGAGATGATCACCTCGCGCGGGCTGGTCGAGCGCGACCAGCACACGATGGACATGCTGGTCTTCGACGAGCTCGAGACGACGCGGTCGGTGCAGCTCTACGGGACCGACCCGGTGTACGTCGGGAAGGCCGCGGAGATCCTGTGCGCCGAGTACGGCGTCGCGCACATCGACCTGAACTTCGGCTGCCCGGTCCCGAAGGTCACCCGCAAGGGCGGCGGCGGCGCGCTGCCGTGGAAGCGCGGGCTGCTCGGCTCGATCCTGGAGCACGCGGTCGCCGCGGCCACGCCGTACGACGTCCCGGTGACGATGAAGACCCGCAAGGGCATCGACGCGGACCACCTGACCTACCTCGACGCCGGCCGGATCGCCCAGGAGACCGGGGTCGCGGCGATCGCACTGCACGGGCGCACCGTCGCGCAGGCCTACTCGGGCGAGGCGGACTGGGACGCGATCGGGGAGCTGGTGGCGCACGTCGACATCCCGGTGCTCGGCAACGGCGACATCTGGGAGGCCGCCGACGCGCTGCGGATGGTCGAGCAGACCGGCGCTGCGGGCGTGGTGGTCGGGCGCGGCTGCCTGGGCCGGCCGTGGCTGTTCCGGGACCTCGCGGCCGCGTTCGCCGGCGAGCAGGTCGCGACCCTCCCGACGCTGGGGGAGGTGGCGGCGATGATGCGCCGGCACGCCGAGCTGCTGTGCCAGCACCTGGGGGAGGAGCGGGGCTGCAAGGAGTTCCGCAAGCACGTGTCGTGGTACCTCAAGGGCTTCGCCGCCGGCGGTGAGCTGCGCCGCTCGCTGGGCCTGGTCGACTCGCTCGCGGCGCTGGACCGGATGCTCGGCGAGCTGGACCCCGCGGAGCCGTTCCCGGTCGCGGAGCTCGGCACGCCGCGCGGGCGCCAGGGCTCGCCGCGGGCGCGGGTGGCGCTGCCGGAGGGCTGGCTCGACGAGGCGGACGGGACCGGCTGTGCGGTCCCGGAGGACGCCGCGGCCGGCTCCGGCGGGTGA
- a CDS encoding 2-hydroxyacid dehydrogenase → MSRPLVWLPFDPELLGDPPAGLDYEVVDPSERVPDSVGDVRFYVTPYRMSPDVGDVLPQMTGLEVVQTLSAGVDNVRSRVPEGVTLCNGRGIHDTSTAELTLTLTLAALRGIPEFVRAHDRREWEPQWRPALADKRVLLIGYGAIGAAIEARLQPFEVEVVRVARTAREGVHAFTELPTLVPEADVVILVVPLTDETRGLVDAEFLARMRDGALLVNVARGAVVVTADLVAELKAGRLRAAVDVVDIEPLPRESPLWDIPNLLISPHVGGASSAMWPRAHRLVRDQLHRYAAGEPLGNVMSGAY, encoded by the coding sequence GTGTCCCGACCGCTCGTCTGGCTGCCCTTCGACCCCGAGCTCCTCGGCGACCCGCCCGCCGGCCTGGACTACGAGGTGGTGGACCCCAGCGAGCGGGTGCCGGACTCGGTGGGCGACGTGCGGTTCTACGTGACGCCGTACCGGATGAGCCCCGACGTCGGCGACGTGCTGCCCCAGATGACCGGCCTCGAGGTGGTCCAGACCCTCTCGGCGGGCGTCGACAACGTCCGCAGCCGGGTGCCGGAGGGGGTGACCCTGTGCAACGGCCGGGGCATCCACGACACGTCCACCGCCGAGCTCACCCTCACCCTCACCCTGGCTGCGCTGCGCGGGATCCCGGAGTTCGTCCGGGCCCACGACCGCCGGGAGTGGGAGCCCCAGTGGCGGCCCGCGCTGGCCGACAAGCGGGTGCTGCTCATCGGGTACGGCGCGATCGGCGCCGCGATCGAGGCCCGGTTGCAGCCCTTCGAGGTCGAGGTGGTCCGGGTCGCGCGCACCGCCCGCGAGGGCGTGCACGCGTTCACCGAGCTGCCGACCCTGGTGCCGGAGGCCGACGTGGTCATCCTCGTGGTCCCGCTCACCGACGAGACCCGCGGCCTGGTGGACGCCGAGTTCCTGGCCCGGATGAGGGACGGGGCGCTGCTGGTCAACGTCGCCCGCGGCGCCGTCGTCGTGACCGCGGACCTGGTCGCCGAGCTGAAGGCGGGCCGGCTGCGCGCGGCCGTCGACGTCGTCGACATCGAGCCGCTGCCCCGGGAGAGCCCGCTGTGGGACATCCCGAACCTGCTCATCTCCCCGCACGTCGGCGGCGCGAGCAGCGCCATGTGGCCCCGGGCCCACCGACTGGTGCGCGACCAGCTGCACCGCTACGCCGCCGGGGAGCCCCTGGGGAACGTGATGTCGGGGGCGTACTGA